In Companilactobacillus allii, one genomic interval encodes:
- a CDS encoding zinc-binding dehydrogenase — protein MDNKMKAIRISQKSSTKELVPESVDRPVIKPGYVVIKVKAFGVNESEVTSRKGESSADFSFPRILGIEGVGVVAEVGENSSFEVGQKVATMMGGLGRSIDGAYAEYTQAKEENVIPISTDLDWGTIGALPEMLQTAYGSLSRGLDLQKNETLLIRGGSSTVGLMAASLAKYLGAKVISTTRHSESLTTLEKYGATYPLLDDKDFEKNMHQIMPDGVDKVLELVGTTSLLQDINFLKEGGKLCFVGALSGKWTLDEFSPFMIPTGTFLTSYAGEANDLPAKVFNDILKEVEQDKLAVPIAKVYHGLAEVGQAQENLESGKYSGKHVVVL, from the coding sequence ATGGACAATAAAATGAAGGCAATTCGTATTAGTCAAAAATCGAGTACAAAAGAATTGGTACCTGAATCAGTAGATCGACCAGTGATAAAACCAGGCTATGTCGTTATAAAGGTCAAAGCCTTTGGTGTGAATGAGTCAGAAGTAACTAGTCGTAAAGGGGAATCATCAGCTGATTTTTCTTTTCCAAGAATACTAGGAATCGAAGGCGTCGGAGTAGTTGCTGAAGTTGGTGAGAACAGTTCATTTGAAGTTGGTCAAAAGGTAGCCACGATGATGGGTGGATTGGGAAGATCCATTGATGGCGCCTATGCAGAGTACACACAAGCCAAAGAAGAAAACGTTATACCAATATCGACTGACCTTGACTGGGGAACTATCGGTGCTTTACCTGAGATGTTACAGACGGCTTATGGGTCACTTAGTCGTGGATTAGATCTACAAAAAAATGAGACGCTTTTAATTCGAGGTGGATCATCAACAGTTGGTTTAATGGCAGCTAGTCTAGCAAAATATCTTGGGGCAAAGGTCATTTCAACGACACGTCATTCTGAGAGCTTAACGACTCTAGAAAAATATGGAGCAACTTATCCATTATTGGATGATAAAGACTTTGAAAAGAACATGCATCAAATTATGCCTGATGGTGTGGACAAAGTGTTAGAACTGGTTGGTACTACATCCTTACTTCAAGATATTAACTTCTTAAAAGAGGGCGGTAAGTTGTGTTTCGTAGGTGCTTTGTCAGGCAAGTGGACCTTAGATGAATTTTCACCATTTATGATTCCAACAGGAACCTTTCTTACGAGCTATGCTGGTGAGGCTAATGATCTACCAGCAAAGGTATTTAATGATATCTTGAAGGAAGTCGAACAGGATAAATTGGCTGTTCCGATTGCCAAAGTCTATCATGGCCTAGCAGAAGTTGGTCAAGCTCAAGAAAACTTAGAGTCTGGTAAATATAGTGGTAAACACGTGGTAGTTCTATAA
- a CDS encoding GNAT family N-acetyltransferase produces the protein MLLRHAEMKDLPQIEQIILEGKAHLAAQNINQWRGQYPNMDVLVHDIQNGYNFVLAQDEEILGTVSAIPGPDMSYQTLDGKWLTDEGEYISLHRVAVSAKHRGLGLSTKLFNAVLDELALNLSIKGIRVDTHQENLGMQHVIKKAGFQETGYVKVLNSSNTDQVFNIGYEKLNLPVSLPMAN, from the coding sequence ATGTTGTTACGTCATGCGGAAATGAAAGATCTACCACAAATCGAACAAATTATCTTGGAAGGAAAGGCCCATCTGGCGGCCCAGAATATCAATCAATGGAGAGGACAATATCCGAATATGGATGTCTTAGTCCACGATATTCAAAATGGGTACAACTTTGTTCTGGCGCAAGATGAGGAAATCCTAGGCACTGTTTCAGCGATTCCGGGTCCAGATATGAGCTATCAAACTTTGGACGGAAAATGGTTAACTGATGAGGGTGAATATATTTCACTACATCGTGTAGCAGTCTCCGCAAAGCATCGCGGTCTTGGTTTGTCTACGAAACTGTTCAATGCTGTATTAGATGAACTAGCACTGAATCTGTCAATTAAAGGCATCAGAGTGGATACACATCAAGAAAATCTCGGTATGCAACATGTTATTAAAAAAGCAGGATTCCAAGAAACCGGCTATGTAAAAGTACTAAATAGTAGTAATACTGATCAAGTGTTCAATATTGGCTACGAGAAACTTAACCTACCAGTATCACTACCAATGGCAAATTAA
- a CDS encoding MarR family winged helix-turn-helix transcriptional regulator: protein MDEYAQEINDLLHSILFNQQRLFNEKSNKYDLTVQQARTLELIEKTPGMIQRQIAESLSIRDASVSSMLKNLERDGYVIRRRDRHSDRNKRIFLTDRGTSVIKELGHMFAEVENQVVESLSSTETQGLLTLLHKMDNEISE from the coding sequence ATGGATGAGTATGCCCAGGAGATAAACGATTTATTACACTCAATACTTTTTAATCAACAACGACTCTTCAATGAAAAATCAAACAAATACGACTTAACAGTTCAACAGGCAAGAACCCTTGAACTGATCGAAAAGACACCCGGAATGATTCAGCGTCAGATTGCCGAATCATTGAGTATTCGAGATGCTAGTGTATCTAGTATGTTGAAGAATCTTGAACGTGACGGTTATGTTATCAGACGACGTGATCGTCATAGTGACCGTAATAAACGGATTTTTTTAACTGATAGAGGAACTTCAGTTATTAAAGAGTTGGGACATATGTTTGCTGAGGTTGAAAATCAAGTTGTTGAATCTTTATCTTCTACAGAAACTCAGGGATTACTCACGTTACTTCATAAAATGGATAATGAAATCAGTGAATGA
- a CDS encoding SDR family NAD(P)-dependent oxidoreductase: MSKIFITGSTDGLGLLAAKKLSSMGHEIVLHARNQKRAEDVHQELPNSKILIGDLSNQSEVKNLAKQINDIGPFDTIIYNAGVASASHQLIFKINVLAPYLLTALVDKPKRLIYVSSGMHNGASLDLNNLETNTDYSSSKLQVLILAKAIARLWPNIATNAIDPGWVPTKMGGSGANDDLEQGYAGQVWLASTKDSSITGQYLYHLKPSHYDSRADDTSLQEELLDQLAKITGIQLPH, translated from the coding sequence ATGTCAAAAATATTCATTACTGGATCAACTGATGGACTCGGCTTATTGGCCGCAAAAAAGCTTTCATCAATGGGTCACGAAATTGTTCTACACGCCCGCAATCAAAAGAGAGCCGAAGATGTACATCAAGAATTGCCAAATTCTAAAATACTGATTGGGGACCTTTCTAACCAATCTGAAGTTAAAAATTTGGCCAAACAAATTAATGATATTGGACCTTTCGATACGATAATCTATAACGCCGGTGTGGCTTCTGCCAGTCACCAATTGATTTTCAAAATAAATGTATTGGCTCCATATTTACTAACAGCCTTGGTTGATAAGCCGAAACGACTTATCTATGTTTCATCAGGCATGCATAATGGAGCTTCTCTAGATCTTAACAATCTTGAAACAAACACTGATTATTCTTCATCCAAACTTCAAGTTTTGATACTGGCCAAAGCAATAGCTAGACTATGGCCAAATATTGCAACAAATGCTATTGATCCTGGCTGGGTACCAACCAAGATGGGTGGAAGTGGTGCTAATGATGATTTGGAACAGGGTTATGCTGGCCAAGTTTGGTTAGCAAGTACCAAAGATTCTTCAATTACTGGACAATACTTATACCATTTGAAACCTAGTCATTATGATAGTCGTGCAGACGATACTTCTTTGCAGGAAGAATTGTTAGATCAATTGGCAAAAATCACTGGTATACAACTGCCTCATTAG
- the guaB gene encoding IMP dehydrogenase translates to MSAWETKFDKKGFTFDDVLLIPAESHVLPNEVDLSVQLAKNIKLNTPILSASMDTVTEAPMAIAMARQGGLGVIHKNMSIEQQADEVLKVKRSENGVIIDPIYLTVDAPVSAAEDLMHTYRISGVPIVSNTEELKLVGIITNRDLRFISDYSVKIDTVMTHENLITAPVGTSLEDAEKILQKYKIEKLPLIDKEGRLGGLVTIKDIEKVEQFPNAAKDQYGRLLVAAAVGVTSDTFDRASALLNAGADAIIIDTAHGHSAGVLRKISDIREKFPDATLIAGNVATAEGTRALYDAGVDVVKVGIGPGSICTTRIVAGVGVPQLTAVYDAASVAHEYGKTIIADGGIKYSGDMVKALAGGGNAVMLGSMLAGTDEAPGDFEIYQGRRFKTYRGMGSLAAMSHGSSDRYFQSGVNEANKLVPEGIEGRVAAKGAVGDVIYQMLGGLRSGMGYVGAHNLIELQDAQFVQISNAGLKESHPHDVTITKEAPNYSVR, encoded by the coding sequence ATGTCGGCATGGGAAACAAAATTTGATAAAAAAGGATTCACGTTTGATGACGTTTTATTGATACCTGCAGAAAGTCATGTTTTGCCAAACGAGGTTGATCTGTCTGTTCAATTAGCAAAGAACATAAAGTTGAATACACCAATCTTGAGTGCAAGTATGGATACAGTTACAGAAGCACCAATGGCCATCGCAATGGCTCGTCAAGGTGGTTTGGGTGTTATTCATAAGAATATGTCTATCGAACAACAAGCAGACGAAGTTTTAAAAGTTAAACGTTCTGAAAACGGAGTTATTATCGATCCAATCTATCTAACTGTAGACGCTCCGGTAAGTGCAGCTGAGGATTTAATGCATACTTATCGTATAAGCGGTGTTCCAATTGTTTCTAATACTGAAGAATTAAAACTCGTAGGAATTATTACGAACCGTGACCTTCGCTTTATCAGTGATTACTCAGTAAAAATTGATACTGTTATGACTCACGAAAATTTGATTACAGCTCCAGTTGGTACTTCATTAGAAGATGCTGAAAAGATTCTACAAAAATACAAGATTGAAAAATTACCATTGATCGATAAAGAAGGTCGTTTGGGTGGTTTAGTAACTATTAAGGATATTGAAAAAGTTGAACAGTTCCCAAATGCCGCTAAAGACCAATATGGTAGACTCCTTGTAGCTGCTGCAGTCGGCGTTACAAGCGACACATTTGATCGTGCATCTGCATTACTCAATGCTGGTGCTGACGCAATTATTATTGATACAGCACATGGTCATTCAGCAGGTGTTTTGCGTAAGATCTCAGATATTCGTGAAAAATTCCCAGATGCTACATTGATTGCTGGTAATGTTGCTACAGCAGAAGGTACACGTGCCCTTTACGATGCCGGTGTTGATGTCGTTAAAGTAGGTATTGGACCTGGTTCTATCTGTACAACAAGAATCGTTGCTGGTGTTGGTGTTCCTCAATTAACAGCCGTTTATGACGCTGCTAGCGTTGCTCATGAATATGGCAAGACTATCATCGCTGATGGTGGTATCAAGTATTCAGGTGATATGGTAAAAGCTCTAGCTGGTGGTGGTAACGCCGTTATGCTTGGCTCAATGCTCGCTGGTACTGATGAAGCACCTGGCGATTTCGAGATTTATCAAGGACGCCGTTTTAAGACTTATCGTGGAATGGGTAGTTTAGCTGCTATGTCACATGGTTCATCAGATCGTTACTTCCAAAGTGGAGTTAACGAAGCAAATAAACTAGTTCCAGAAGGTATCGAAGGTCGTGTCGCTGCTAAAGGTGCCGTTGGCGATGTGATTTATCAAATGTTAGGTGGACTACGCTCAGGAATGGGCTATGTCGGTGCACATAACTTAATCGAATTACAGGATGCACAATTTGTGCAAATTTCAAATGCCGGATTGAAAGAATCACATCCACATGATGTTACTATTACAAAAGAAGCTCCTAATTATTCAGTACGTTAA
- a CDS encoding DMT family transporter, translating into MSRSWFEIFIGALLEVIWVSAMKHSHSLISAVIVIAILIFSFYLMIDASKNIPAGTTYAVYVGLGSLFVVLAGVLVYHESFSWARLFFIILLTIGVIGLKVVTDIEERQAH; encoded by the coding sequence ATGTCCAGAAGTTGGTTTGAAATTTTCATCGGTGCTTTACTGGAAGTGATCTGGGTTTCTGCAATGAAACACAGTCATTCACTTATATCAGCAGTCATCGTTATCGCAATTTTGATTTTTAGTTTTTATCTTATGATCGACGCCAGTAAGAATATCCCCGCTGGTACGACCTACGCTGTTTATGTTGGTCTAGGATCGCTATTTGTCGTATTAGCAGGCGTTTTGGTCTATCACGAGTCATTTAGTTGGGCAAGGCTGTTTTTCATAATCCTCCTAACTATCGGCGTAATAGGGCTCAAAGTTGTAACTGATATTGAAGAAAGACAGGCACATTAA
- a CDS encoding DMT family transporter → MDWIFLILAGCGEMSGVTFLGFYSASKKKLALVGMVTSFVFSFSLLYLSLQTLPMSIAYSIWTGIGAAGGSLMNMWIFHESRSFKRFFFIFLIIIAVIGLKFVN, encoded by the coding sequence ATGGATTGGATTTTTCTAATATTAGCCGGTTGTGGTGAGATGTCTGGAGTGACCTTTTTGGGATTTTACTCTGCATCTAAGAAAAAGCTGGCTCTAGTCGGTATGGTTACTTCGTTTGTCTTCAGTTTTTCATTATTGTATTTATCACTACAGACACTACCCATGTCAATTGCCTACTCCATTTGGACGGGAATTGGAGCAGCTGGTGGATCATTGATGAATATGTGGATATTTCACGAATCTAGAAGCTTCAAACGATTCTTTTTTATTTTTCTGATCATCATTGCTGTGATCGGTCTCAAATTTGTAAATTAA
- a CDS encoding DUF2975 domain-containing protein gives MKKETIFLRITIYVFALIMAAICIIVAPHYIIGANNLMPNKPILTIIFGVGLYATAILFYLVLYQAMKLLNLIDHNSAFSNKAVIALKTIKIYAYIMCAIYILESPVFFVFADRDDAPGVILVCAVLAGASLVIAIFASMLQKLLHHAIEIKSENDLTI, from the coding sequence ATGAAAAAAGAGACGATATTTTTGAGAATAACAATCTATGTTTTTGCACTAATCATGGCAGCTATATGCATAATCGTTGCTCCACATTATATTATTGGAGCCAATAACCTGATGCCAAACAAACCAATACTAACAATCATCTTTGGTGTTGGATTGTATGCGACTGCTATTTTATTCTACTTAGTTTTATATCAAGCTATGAAACTACTTAATCTAATCGATCATAACTCAGCATTTTCCAACAAGGCTGTCATCGCACTTAAAACCATCAAGATCTACGCTTATATCATGTGTGCAATCTATATTCTTGAATCACCAGTTTTCTTTGTATTCGCTGATAGAGACGACGCCCCTGGGGTAATCCTAGTTTGTGCCGTTTTGGCAGGAGCTTCATTAGTCATCGCAATATTTGCTAGTATGTTACAAAAGCTCCTCCACCATGCAATCGAAATCAAATCAGAAAACGACCTTACTATCTAG
- a CDS encoding DUF2975 domain-containing protein translates to MKISTISLRLILCIIAALLTSFTVSMFPSLLMFMHDNGVTTFNIVTFGILLFASAICSYGIIILAWRLLFLIDRNRLFSGSSIFTFKIIKYLFYTIAIVYCLAVFGVFKLISIQHIPAPFVVEIILIILGTTLGVFTSLLQRIMQNTVEHRSDPSKSQTIYLRIILIILVIFLTLILLYLFPNFISGGYENKPSNAVKVFFSLGLYLSGIISYLIIYYSWKLLYLVDNKNLFTKSGILSLKRIKQLFFSITIIYVLLSPIFTQIVSDDDSPIGVLLNVFLIMLSLMLGLFVNVLQKNSTRVMNPNSEKELNL, encoded by the coding sequence ATGAAAATATCAACGATTTCTTTAAGACTTATCCTCTGTATCATCGCTGCCTTATTAACATCTTTTACAGTGTCAATGTTCCCATCCCTCCTTATGTTCATGCATGATAACGGCGTTACGACCTTCAATATAGTAACTTTTGGAATATTACTTTTTGCTTCAGCAATCTGTTCATATGGGATAATTATCTTGGCTTGGCGCTTATTGTTCTTGATAGATCGTAATCGCTTGTTCTCAGGATCCAGCATCTTTACCTTTAAAATCATCAAATACCTTTTCTATACAATCGCCATCGTTTATTGCTTAGCCGTATTTGGTGTTTTTAAACTTATCAGTATTCAACACATCCCCGCACCCTTTGTAGTAGAAATTATCCTAATAATATTGGGCACAACACTCGGTGTATTCACCAGCCTATTACAAAGAATCATGCAAAATACTGTAGAGCACAGAAGTGATCCGTCTAAATCTCAAACAATATATTTACGTATAATTCTTATTATTCTAGTAATCTTCTTAACATTGATTCTTTTATACTTATTCCCTAATTTCATCTCTGGTGGATATGAAAATAAGCCATCTAATGCCGTCAAAGTCTTCTTCAGTCTGGGATTATATCTCTCCGGAATCATATCCTATCTCATAATTTACTATTCTTGGAAATTACTGTATCTTGTTGATAATAAGAACCTTTTCACCAAATCTGGAATACTTTCTTTGAAGAGGATCAAACAACTATTCTTTTCTATTACCATTATTTATGTGCTCTTGTCACCTATTTTTACGCAAATAGTCTCTGACGACGACTCGCCAATTGGAGTATTGTTAAATGTCTTTTTAATTATGCTTTCTTTGATGCTTGGCCTATTTGTCAATGTTCTCCAAAAAAATTCCACACGTGTAATGAATCCTAATTCAGAAAAAGAGTTAAACCTATGA
- a CDS encoding helix-turn-helix domain-containing protein has translation MIVINLDVMLAKRKMSLTQLSQEVGVTMANLSILKNGKAKAMRFSTLEAICQALECQPGDILEYKSNL, from the coding sequence ATGATAGTAATAAACTTAGACGTTATGTTAGCAAAAAGAAAAATGAGTTTAACGCAACTCTCACAAGAAGTTGGCGTCACAATGGCCAATTTATCCATCCTCAAAAACGGTAAAGCCAAAGCTATGCGATTCTCCACTCTTGAAGCGATTTGTCAGGCACTAGAATGCCAGCCTGGCGACATTTTGGAGTATAAATCAAACCTCTGA
- a CDS encoding nucleoside triphosphate pyrophosphohydrolase produces MKKLVRDKIPDIVGDKAKFDILSNQDYRSLLRDKLVEEATEVKLSTTRANLVEELGDLEEVMRAILEDASINYEEMDSIRQSKVMQHGKFEGKHVMHLQDN; encoded by the coding sequence ATGAAAAAATTGGTCCGCGATAAAATACCAGACATTGTCGGAGACAAAGCAAAATTTGATATATTATCTAATCAAGACTATCGGTCCCTTCTTCGCGACAAATTAGTTGAAGAAGCCACAGAGGTTAAATTATCTACAACTCGCGCAAACCTTGTTGAAGAACTAGGGGATCTTGAAGAAGTTATGCGTGCAATATTAGAAGATGCATCAATAAATTATGAAGAAATGGATAGCATTCGCCAATCAAAAGTTATGCAACATGGTAAGTTTGAAGGCAAACATGTTATGCACCTCCAAGATAATTAA
- a CDS encoding oleate hydratase, with amino-acid sequence MNIYKTMYHPKKVVGVDARKANIVGGGIAGLATAVFLIDDAKMPAKNITIYEKKPVMGGSMDGAKSNQGYLCRAERELEPYMECLWYLCSKIPSLENEGRTVLDDVVDFNRDEPIHSEARVIVDQGKIDGHYHEYKLAPQYAQAMSQIVASSEEELADKSLNDFFDKDFFRTNFWTCFHSQLAFKDYHSVIECRRYWQRFTFISRHEYLEGFIHTKYNEYDAIILPIERFLIDKGVNFVNNFAVYDLALDDKNDTVQEILAHKNGEKVQIPVAMQDLVFVTTGSISENSTFGDNKTVAITNTDTKDMGTFTIWKNLAKKDVKFGHPEKFLGQIDKTKWISFFPTVKDYPEFFKRIEELSGSKAGTGGLMTFKDSNWDMSFEIHHKPFFPYQADDEEVGWGYGLYGENVGNYVNKRMWDCTGDEIMTELLYHLGMLDIKDEVLAHTYMSTAMMPYCTSQFMPRKLGDRPKVVPDGCTNLGLLGQFIEIDDDVVFTVETSVRTGLEAVYELLGVEKDVLEVNPSRYDVRYLLERIKRFRGISGKVTESDLPTITPESIPLVTQQLLHLVNNVPPYYQMYLGRDKTIPTKESVLHPKAMHTK; translated from the coding sequence ATGAATATTTATAAAACTATGTATCATCCCAAAAAAGTTGTTGGAGTGGATGCTCGTAAAGCTAATATCGTCGGTGGAGGAATCGCCGGTTTAGCTACCGCAGTATTCTTGATTGATGATGCTAAAATGCCAGCCAAGAATATTACCATCTACGAAAAGAAGCCAGTTATGGGTGGTTCTATGGATGGAGCCAAGAGTAATCAAGGCTATCTCTGTCGTGCTGAACGTGAATTAGAACCATACATGGAGTGTCTTTGGTATCTTTGTAGTAAGATCCCCTCACTAGAAAATGAGGGAAGAACGGTACTTGATGATGTTGTTGATTTCAATCGTGATGAGCCTATTCATAGTGAAGCACGTGTAATTGTCGACCAGGGTAAGATCGATGGTCATTATCATGAATACAAGCTTGCTCCGCAATATGCACAAGCAATGAGTCAGATTGTTGCTTCTTCTGAGGAAGAACTAGCTGATAAGAGTTTGAATGATTTCTTTGATAAAGATTTCTTCAGAACTAATTTTTGGACTTGCTTCCACAGCCAACTAGCTTTCAAAGATTATCACAGTGTTATTGAATGTCGTCGTTATTGGCAAAGATTCACCTTTATAAGTCGTCATGAATATCTCGAGGGATTCATTCATACTAAATATAACGAATATGACGCAATTATTCTTCCTATCGAGAGATTCTTGATCGACAAAGGTGTTAATTTTGTAAATAACTTTGCTGTATACGATTTGGCATTAGATGATAAAAATGACACTGTTCAAGAAATACTAGCCCATAAGAATGGTGAAAAAGTGCAGATTCCTGTTGCCATGCAGGACTTAGTATTTGTAACTACCGGTTCTATCAGTGAAAATAGTACATTTGGTGACAACAAAACAGTTGCTATTACTAATACCGATACAAAGGATATGGGAACTTTTACTATTTGGAAGAATTTGGCTAAAAAAGATGTTAAATTTGGTCATCCTGAGAAATTCCTTGGTCAAATAGATAAAACTAAGTGGATCTCATTTTTCCCAACTGTTAAAGACTATCCGGAGTTCTTCAAACGTATTGAAGAATTATCTGGTAGTAAGGCCGGTACAGGTGGTTTGATGACATTTAAAGATTCTAATTGGGATATGTCATTTGAAATCCATCATAAGCCATTTTTCCCATACCAAGCAGATGATGAAGAAGTTGGCTGGGGATATGGTTTATACGGTGAAAATGTTGGTAATTACGTAAATAAGCGTATGTGGGACTGTACCGGCGACGAAATCATGACAGAACTCTTGTATCACTTGGGTATGTTGGATATTAAGGATGAAGTTTTAGCTCATACTTATATGTCTACAGCAATGATGCCTTATTGTACAAGTCAGTTCATGCCAAGAAAATTAGGTGATCGTCCAAAAGTCGTTCCCGATGGTTGTACAAATCTAGGTCTATTAGGACAATTCATCGAAATTGATGATGACGTTGTCTTTACAGTTGAAACTTCAGTCCGAACTGGATTAGAAGCGGTATATGAATTACTAGGGGTTGAAAAAGACGTCTTAGAAGTGAACCCTTCTCGTTATGATGTTCGTTATCTCTTAGAACGTATCAAGAGATTCAGAGGTATCAGCGGTAAAGTCACAGAAAGTGACCTGCCAACTATTACTCCTGAGTCGATTCCACTTGTTACTCAACAACTATTACATCTAGTCAATAATGTTCCGCCATATTATCAAATGTACTTGGGACGTGATAAGACAATTCCAACTAAGGAATCAGTCCTACACCCTAAAGCAATGCATACAAAATAA
- a CDS encoding TetR/AcrR family transcriptional regulator has product MQVSTKRILSDSLVSILQNEQVDKITVKDIVTSCDLTRQTFYNHFSDIYELVEWTASEAADKALANVSDYENWQRGFYNVMIEIKKNKNLVLNTYQSVYRDLLEKYLYEVIYSYIIVVVERQAIDMSVEQNHKDFIAHFYSLAFISLIFEWVKDGMKDDPKDIVEQTGVLVEGDFKKALNKYAK; this is encoded by the coding sequence ATGCAAGTCAGTACTAAGAGAATTCTGTCTGATTCACTAGTATCAATTCTTCAAAATGAACAGGTCGACAAAATCACCGTTAAAGATATCGTGACTAGTTGTGATTTGACACGGCAAACATTCTATAATCACTTTTCAGACATATATGAATTAGTGGAGTGGACTGCAAGTGAAGCGGCTGATAAGGCTTTGGCCAATGTTTCTGATTATGAGAATTGGCAACGTGGTTTCTATAATGTCATGATAGAAATCAAAAAGAATAAGAATTTGGTGTTGAATACTTATCAATCAGTCTATCGTGATTTGTTGGAGAAGTATTTATATGAGGTCATCTATAGCTACATTATCGTTGTCGTGGAACGTCAGGCCATTGATATGTCAGTTGAGCAGAATCATAAGGATTTCATTGCTCACTTTTATAGTTTGGCATTTATTTCTTTGATTTTTGAATGGGTCAAAGATGGAATGAAGGATGATCCTAAGGATATAGTTGAGCAAACTGGAGTCTTAGTTGAAGGTGATTTCAAAAAGGCACTTAATAAATATGCTAAATAG
- a CDS encoding YczE/YyaS/YitT family protein: MDESGKSNNQQVRNKIVNTVMKTIMSFIGIMILSLGAAFLREGRVGLDPFTAMNTGLSARFNMSLGTFQLGVNLIIFVFIVILDRKKIGIGTILNMVLVGYEIEWFSQLYQHFYSGSVTPLVIVADLVIGLLLFTFGTSIYMTPSLGVAPYDAIAPIASARLHIKYKIARMIQDILFLVAAVLASGPVGIATIIVAFFAGPLITYWNGRVSKKLVQSIDHFSEKPSMKQVGHGLVAFGQVSYRYVSNVYNETFHVQLHLSDYSDAELESELKNVKRNMNDSEKLYLDYKEQYDLLSKENIKRQENEK; the protein is encoded by the coding sequence ATGGATGAATCAGGTAAATCAAATAATCAGCAAGTGAGAAATAAGATCGTTAATACGGTTATGAAGACTATTATGTCCTTTATTGGGATTATGATCTTGTCATTAGGAGCGGCCTTTTTGCGTGAGGGTCGAGTAGGTCTGGATCCTTTTACAGCCATGAATACAGGACTATCTGCTAGATTCAATATGAGTCTAGGAACATTTCAACTTGGAGTCAATTTGATTATTTTTGTTTTCATTGTCATTTTGGATCGTAAGAAGATCGGTATCGGAACTATTCTCAATATGGTCTTGGTCGGTTATGAGATCGAATGGTTCTCACAACTCTATCAACACTTTTATAGCGGTAGTGTAACGCCTTTAGTTATTGTCGCAGACTTAGTGATTGGATTATTATTGTTTACATTTGGTACATCGATTTATATGACACCAAGTCTGGGTGTTGCACCATATGATGCTATTGCGCCAATTGCATCAGCTCGACTACATATTAAATATAAAATTGCCAGAATGATCCAAGATATTCTTTTCTTAGTGGCCGCAGTTTTGGCTAGTGGACCAGTTGGTATCGCTACTATTATCGTCGCTTTCTTCGCGGGACCATTGATCACTTATTGGAATGGTCGTGTTAGTAAGAAGTTAGTTCAAAGTATCGATCATTTCAGTGAAAAGCCAAGTATGAAACAAGTTGGACACGGATTGGTCGCGTTTGGGCAAGTTAGTTATCGATATGTAAGCAATGTGTATAATGAAACGTTCCATGTACAGCTACATTTGTCAGATTATTCAGACGCGGAATTAGAGTCAGAATTGAAAAATGTTAAGCGTAATATGAATGATTCTGAGAAATTATATCTGGATTATAAGGAACAATACGACTTGTTGAGTAAGGAAAATATCAAGCGTCAAGAAAATGAGAAATAA
- a CDS encoding DUF1304 domain-containing protein yields the protein MEILTLFLVALVALEHIGIAFLEMFAEPKKQAAAFDMPLDFVKQKNAQLALSNQGIYNGMLGVLILAMILFFTGSVLKIIMISLMIYIIVVAVYGAFTATKKILYLQGLPALIALIFVIVFYK from the coding sequence ATGGAGATTCTCACTTTATTTCTAGTCGCACTAGTTGCACTAGAACATATTGGAATTGCTTTTTTAGAAATGTTTGCGGAGCCAAAAAAACAAGCAGCCGCCTTCGATATGCCTTTAGATTTTGTTAAACAAAAAAATGCTCAACTTGCTCTATCCAACCAAGGAATTTATAACGGTATGCTGGGAGTACTTATCCTAGCAATGATCCTTTTCTTTACTGGTTCAGTTTTAAAGATCATCATGATCAGTTTGATGATATATATCATTGTTGTTGCCGTATATGGTGCTTTTACAGCTACTAAAAAGATTCTTTATTTACAAGGATTACCTGCATTGATTGCACTTATTTTTGTAATTGTATTCTACAAATAG